From the Conexivisphaerales archaeon genome, the window TGATCGCAAGTATATCGTCCGGCACCAGAGACCTGTAGAATACGGTATGCCCCCTGCTTCTCAGCTGTTTGCATATCAGGTCTCCTGATTCATCTTTTATCTTCAATCCTTCTCTGGCATTATAGTATCTTGAAGTGCTGATTGTTATTACTGCACCTTTCAGCTTCTGCTTTGCCTCTGATTTGTGCAGCATATGAGGCTTGGGCTTAAACTTCTTTCGTCTTTCTGACAACTCTAACATCACTCAACGCTGTATATGGATATTGACCGTTTTCATCCTTTTCATATTTCTTCACTACATCCCATACAGTAAGAAGAGCTATTGTAACTGCTGTCAGGGCTTCCATCTCAACACCCGTCTTCGTGTGCGAAAGGACCCTGGCTGTTATTCTGATACCTGTAGTTTCTGTGTCGGCTTTCAATTCAACTTCTTCTAGAGGTATATTGTGACACAGAGGAAGCAATTCGGAAGTCTTCTTTGCAGCCATTATACCTGCTATCTTTGATATTTCTATCGCATCACCTTTCTCAAGTTTCTTAGCTCTTACCATCTCTATCGTATTTGGTTTGAGCTTGATGAAGCCTTCTGCAACCGCCTCCCTTCTTACAACCTCTTTTGATGAAATATCAACCATTCTTGCCATTGCTTCTGATGTTTGTTATTCCTTCTTTTAAGTGTAGCATCAGCTGAAGGTTTTTTCTTGGCTCTCTCTAGTCTCTTCGAACAGCCTCTGTATGCTTCTTGCCACACTGCTATGAGAATTGAGAGAGTATATCCTGATCCTCCCGAACCTCTTCTCTGTAATTATATCATGCAGCAGGAGAAGCTGGAGGTTTCTGTCAGCTGATGTGTGCTGTAGGTTGCAGAGTCTAGCTAGTTTTGTTATGTTGATTTCCCCAAACCTTGAGAGAACAGAAAGGAGCCTGACTCTGCCTCTTGAACCGAGCACTTCTTCAAGTTCGAAGAGCATCTTCTCTTTCAAAGCAAAGACTCTGCCCTTTCAAGAACCTCGTTAGGATGGAATACCAGACCTATCAGAGTTGTTCTTCCCCTGTAACCTTTGCCTGATTGAGTTGTCAGAAGAAAGCCCTTGCCTTTCATCTTTTGTATGCACTCCCAGAGCATTGTATGGGCGTAAGGCTGAAGATTGTTCTCTGAGCAAAGGTTCCTGTATTCTGTCTCCACTTCACCAGTTGAAACGAATGCCCTTGAACCCTTTGAAAGAAGCTCTGCCACTGCGATAAGGATGAATTTTTCGTGGTCTGTAAGGTATCTCAGCTCTTCGGAGCTCAGGTGAGGAGGCAGATTCTTTCTGGCCATACGAACCTCGCTTATTCCTATTCTCTCTGAACTATTCTGCAAGGCTGCTAGTGCGGACCTGTAAAGCAGTTCTATCGCATATCTTGCATCTCCGTAATCCCCTGCAAGGGAAGCAATCAGTCTTGCTGCTTCATCGTCCAGCGCATTATCCTCTAGCCCTTCCTCGGCCCTGCTCAGCACTATCCTGTATAGCTGCTCATCGTTGTAGGATGCTAGGCTTATCGATACCTTCTGCAGAGAGCTCTTGACGCTTTCGTCAACATTCCAGAGAAAGCTCATATCTTTTGAAACTATCAGCATGGAAGCAGGAGAGTTACCCCATATCTCACCCATCCTGAGAAGGCTGTACAGCAGGTTTTCATCACCTTCAGCAAGTAATGATGTTATTTCATCAAGTACAAGGAAGAGCTTGCTT encodes:
- the moaC gene encoding cyclic pyranopterin monophosphate synthase MoaC; this translates as MARMVDISSKEVVRREAVAEGFIKLKPNTIEMVRAKKLEKGDAIEISKIAGIMAAKKTSELLPLCHNIPLEEVELKADTETTGIRITARVLSHTKTGVEMEALTAVTIALLTVWDVVKKYEKDENGQYPYTALSDVRVVRKTKEV
- a CDS encoding AAA family ATPase, producing the protein MTGGVIKSEICFMPEYVPLLNPCREAELEQLQKAYLPMLQNVSLSPVCILSGPVGSGKTMLAKKVGSYLEDMGRMYGIPLKNVYINCRFDRTPQLVLGRIAKSLSLNFPLRGYEVQEILEGIHNSLVSTRSKLFLVLDEITSLLAEGDENLLYSLLRMGEIWGNSPASMLIVSKDMSFLWNVDESVKSSLQKVSISLASYNDEQLYRIVLSRAEEGLEDNALDDEAARLIASLAGDYGDARYAIELLYRSALAALQNSSERIGISEVRMARKNLPPHLSSEELRYLTDHEKFILIAVAELLSKGSRAFVSTGEVETEYRNLCSENNLQPYAHTMLWECIQKMKGKGFLLTTQSGKGYRGRTTLIGLVFHPNEVLERAESLL